A genomic stretch from Mycobacterium paraterrae includes:
- a CDS encoding GGDEF domain-containing protein gives MRLRADAGSGFYGKHQARLMRIYLGATTFLYVWGVVFGSFIRIHPGLKPGNPAGGIAAIVLGAAALAWLAVRPEKPGPATAAAIVATPVVMAFHVAIVAEFACLIAPMFLAMYLRGFYSPRLGVALVGALTSACVIALALAPVPKLGIDYLIFVIAIVGAAESFGLITRTLVAAACTDPLTGLLNRAGWEIATANLLARARSTGSSVTVVALDIDNFKQINDADGHVAGDRHLISRADLWREVAPANAVLARLGGDEFAVCIADRGGRRPAAEQFVAAARRHTPGTSIGTASARAKNADIATLHAAADAELYIAKQKRNSESDMHR, from the coding sequence TTGCGGTTGCGCGCCGACGCGGGTAGCGGCTTTTACGGCAAGCATCAGGCTCGGCTGATGCGAATCTATTTGGGCGCCACTACGTTCCTTTACGTCTGGGGCGTGGTTTTCGGCAGCTTCATCCGAATCCATCCCGGCCTGAAGCCAGGCAACCCGGCGGGTGGCATTGCGGCGATCGTCCTCGGTGCTGCGGCGTTGGCGTGGCTGGCCGTCCGGCCTGAAAAGCCCGGACCGGCGACAGCGGCGGCGATCGTCGCCACACCCGTAGTCATGGCCTTCCACGTCGCGATCGTTGCCGAATTCGCCTGCCTGATCGCGCCGATGTTCCTGGCGATGTATCTCCGCGGTTTCTACTCGCCGCGCTTGGGCGTGGCGCTGGTTGGGGCGCTCACCAGCGCCTGTGTCATCGCGCTTGCACTGGCGCCCGTACCCAAGTTGGGCATCGACTACCTCATCTTCGTGATTGCGATCGTCGGCGCCGCCGAGTCGTTCGGCCTGATCACGCGGACTCTGGTCGCGGCCGCGTGCACCGATCCGCTGACGGGGCTACTCAACCGTGCCGGCTGGGAGATTGCCACCGCCAACCTCCTGGCGCGAGCCCGTTCGACCGGGTCCAGCGTCACCGTTGTGGCGCTGGACATCGACAATTTCAAACAGATCAATGACGCCGACGGGCATGTGGCTGGTGATCGGCACCTGATCAGTCGTGCGGACTTATGGCGGGAAGTGGCCCCCGCCAACGCCGTTCTGGCCAGGCTAGGCGGCGACGAATTCGCGGTGTGCATCGCCGACCGCGGGGGCCGCAGGCCGGCAGCGGAGCAGTTCGTGGCAGCCGCGCGACGACACACGCCAGGCACCAGCATCGGGACCGCATCGGCCCGCGCTAAGAACGCCGACATCGCCACGCTGCACGCCGCAGCGGACGCTGAGCTCTATATCGCCAAGCAGAAGCGAAACTCCGAGAGCGACATGCACCGGTGA
- a CDS encoding PAS and ANTAR domain-containing protein — MTTDPASQEAHGLVDRAEDSAADIGIDGEPISKLDKAILGGPPQRVGRFEYRYDTDQWTWSDTVARIHGYQPGEITPTTDLVLGHKHPDDLTHVRTLLAQTAAPFSSRHRIITTSGETRKVVVVGDAVTDDNDRIVATRGFYIDVTDSFAADLRESVDEEMETVLAHREIIDIAKGMLMAIYRISADAAFGVLRWRSQELNVKLFSIAERLVNELPEILDVSPSTTTPVDHYLMTLRFPE, encoded by the coding sequence ATGACAACTGACCCAGCCTCGCAAGAGGCGCATGGGTTGGTCGACCGCGCGGAGGACTCCGCGGCTGACATCGGCATTGACGGCGAGCCGATCAGCAAGCTGGACAAGGCGATCCTCGGTGGGCCGCCGCAGCGGGTGGGACGCTTCGAATACCGCTACGACACCGACCAATGGACGTGGTCAGACACCGTGGCCCGCATTCATGGCTACCAGCCAGGCGAGATCACGCCGACGACAGATCTGGTCCTTGGTCATAAACACCCCGACGACCTGACCCATGTTCGGACGCTGCTGGCTCAAACCGCCGCACCGTTTAGCAGCCGCCACCGAATTATCACAACCAGCGGTGAGACTCGGAAAGTCGTTGTTGTCGGGGACGCCGTCACCGACGACAACGACCGAATAGTGGCGACCCGTGGGTTCTACATCGACGTCACCGACAGCTTCGCCGCTGACCTCCGAGAATCAGTCGACGAGGAAATGGAAACAGTGTTGGCGCACCGCGAGATCATCGACATCGCCAAAGGCATGCTGATGGCCATCTACCGCATCTCCGCCGACGCCGCCTTCGGAGTGTTGCGGTGGCGGTCCCAGGAACTCAACGTCAAACTGTTCAGCATCGCCGAGCGCCTTGTCAACGAACTGCCAGAAATCCTCGATGTCAGTCCATCCACAACAACACCCGTCGACCACTACCTGATGACTTTGCGCTTTCCCGAGTAA
- a CDS encoding glutamate--cysteine ligase yields the protein MSELPTFGVEEEFLLVDPRTGAPAPRNAAVAEEAEGRGVTLQLELSGCQVETTSSVATNSAELGDELAGLRHTAAEAAQAAGVTLLALGLPPVTPREFPVSDTERYQRIGAQFGMIAHEQGICGCHVHVQVPDRAAAIHVSNWLRPWLPALLALSANSALYHDADTGYASWRHILWRRWPAAGPPPFFSSIDDYDRAVAMLIDTDVVLDHKMIYWDVRPSASMPTVEVRVADVPATVAETVLLATLIRAAVMTALREPVHRDDLEGLPPGALRAAYWKAAHDGLAGQAIDLTGGQGVVPTPRRVGQLIERVRPALVRLDEYDHVIDELHRISARGNGAMRQLEAWHKRHNAIDVIAEAAAATLS from the coding sequence ATGAGCGAACTTCCCACCTTTGGTGTCGAAGAGGAGTTCCTGCTCGTGGACCCTCGCACCGGTGCGCCGGCCCCACGCAACGCGGCGGTGGCCGAAGAGGCCGAGGGCCGCGGCGTCACACTGCAGCTGGAATTGAGCGGATGTCAGGTAGAGACCACCTCGAGCGTCGCCACGAACAGTGCAGAACTCGGCGACGAACTCGCCGGGTTGCGGCACACTGCGGCCGAGGCGGCGCAGGCCGCGGGGGTGACGCTGCTGGCGCTGGGGCTGCCTCCGGTGACGCCGCGCGAATTCCCGGTCAGTGACACCGAGCGGTATCAGCGGATCGGTGCGCAATTCGGCATGATCGCCCACGAGCAAGGCATCTGCGGATGCCATGTGCACGTGCAAGTCCCGGACCGCGCTGCCGCCATTCATGTCAGCAATTGGCTGCGGCCCTGGCTGCCGGCACTGCTTGCTTTGTCAGCCAATTCGGCGCTGTACCACGATGCCGACACCGGCTATGCGAGTTGGCGACACATCTTGTGGCGGCGTTGGCCGGCCGCCGGACCGCCTCCGTTCTTCTCCTCGATCGACGACTACGACCGTGCGGTCGCCATGCTGATCGACACCGACGTCGTACTCGACCACAAGATGATCTATTGGGATGTACGTCCGTCGGCGAGCATGCCGACCGTGGAAGTGAGAGTGGCCGACGTACCTGCGACGGTCGCCGAGACGGTGCTGCTTGCCACTCTCATCAGAGCCGCGGTGATGACAGCGCTGCGAGAGCCTGTGCACCGCGACGACCTTGAAGGCCTTCCGCCGGGCGCGTTGCGGGCGGCCTACTGGAAAGCCGCGCACGACGGATTAGCCGGTCAGGCAATCGATCTGACTGGCGGTCAAGGCGTGGTGCCGACACCTCGCCGGGTGGGGCAGTTGATCGAGCGGGTACGCCCGGCCTTGGTCAGACTCGACGAGTACGACCATGTCATCGACGAACTGCACCGCATCAGCGCACGCGGCAACGGAGCCATGCGCCAGCTGGAAGCATGGCACAAACGCCACAATGCGATCGATGTCATCGCAGAAGCCGCAGCCGCCACGCTGAGCTGA
- a CDS encoding alpha/beta hydrolase family protein has product MSHAYATVDHRATGSKATISVCPLTLPAPGRGDDLEVRITAPLHGRELPLILFSHGMTLTMRDYVPLIEYWAAQGFVVIQPTHLDSLALSPDDSRNPEIWNIRVRDLTTILDQLDELEAALPVLSGRIDHRRVVAAGHSWGAQTASMLAGARVLDATGKPGGTMADSRVTAALLFCLPGTGGADLTPLAAQYFPFMNPYFADLTTPSLVVAGNRDQSPLSVRGPDWFVDGYRLSPGARDLLVLADAEHGLGGIQGSNDTRTTDESPQRVALIQRATTAWLRTVLDMDKDAWPVERQRLAVDEHVADIECK; this is encoded by the coding sequence ATGAGCCACGCTTACGCGACGGTTGACCACCGCGCTACCGGGTCGAAAGCGACCATCTCCGTGTGCCCCTTGACCTTGCCTGCACCCGGCCGAGGCGACGACCTGGAAGTCCGCATCACGGCGCCCCTGCACGGTCGCGAACTGCCGCTGATCCTTTTCTCCCACGGCATGACGCTGACGATGCGCGACTACGTTCCCCTGATCGAGTACTGGGCAGCGCAAGGGTTCGTCGTCATCCAGCCGACCCACCTCGACTCACTAGCCTTATCCCCTGACGACTCGCGCAATCCCGAGATCTGGAACATCCGAGTTCGGGACCTGACCACTATCCTCGACCAGCTCGACGAATTGGAGGCCGCGCTGCCAGTGTTGAGCGGGCGCATCGATCACCGCCGCGTGGTAGCAGCCGGGCATTCCTGGGGAGCGCAGACCGCGAGCATGCTTGCCGGCGCGCGCGTCCTCGACGCCACCGGAAAACCCGGTGGCACGATGGCAGATTCACGGGTGACAGCGGCTTTGCTTTTCTGCCTGCCCGGGACTGGCGGTGCTGATCTCACGCCCTTGGCCGCGCAGTACTTCCCCTTCATGAATCCCTACTTTGCTGACCTGACAACACCGAGCCTGGTGGTGGCAGGCAATCGCGATCAGTCACCGCTCAGCGTGCGCGGACCGGACTGGTTTGTCGACGGCTACCGACTCAGTCCCGGCGCACGTGACCTTCTCGTCCTGGCCGACGCAGAGCACGGCCTCGGCGGCATACAGGGATCCAACGACACCCGCACCACCGACGAGAGCCCTCAACGCGTCGCGCTCATCCAGCGCGCCACCACCGCATGGCTGCGCACGGTACTCGACATGGACAAGGACGCGTGGCCCGTTGAGCGACAACGGCTTGCCGTTGACGAGCACGTGGCCGACATTGAATGCAAGTAG
- a CDS encoding helix-turn-helix domain-containing protein: MATSQSPRRREPTGRTRGVVETAFILLDLIADLQPVRLVDLSAAAAIPHPTAHRLLRQLVEVGAVRREGSRYALGASVLRLGAAVTPVARLRVAARRPMAELAAATGSAVSLSADLGCGPVYLETLDTRLPVRFIAKPGDVVPPETAQGRAHDYPVTTAPVVDAGQVAADHSCTAMAIPLGSSGLAVVSTMIPAARPPVGIIEATRRTADRIARSLCEASSKEFGSDGTQSA; this comes from the coding sequence ATGGCCACAAGTCAGTCGCCTAGACGGCGCGAACCTACCGGCCGAACGCGAGGCGTCGTCGAGACCGCGTTCATACTTCTTGACCTGATCGCTGATCTTCAGCCGGTGCGACTGGTGGACCTCAGCGCTGCCGCCGCGATCCCTCACCCGACCGCGCATCGGCTTCTTCGGCAGCTCGTTGAGGTGGGAGCCGTCCGGCGAGAGGGATCGCGTTACGCCTTGGGCGCGAGCGTGCTGCGTCTCGGTGCGGCAGTCACGCCGGTGGCCCGGTTACGGGTCGCCGCTCGAAGGCCGATGGCCGAATTGGCAGCAGCCACCGGGTCAGCTGTAAGCCTGTCAGCCGACTTGGGTTGCGGCCCTGTCTATCTGGAAACGTTAGACACCCGACTTCCGGTGCGGTTCATAGCCAAGCCGGGTGATGTGGTTCCGCCGGAAACCGCCCAAGGCCGAGCGCATGATTACCCCGTAACTACTGCGCCCGTCGTTGATGCGGGTCAAGTGGCCGCCGACCACAGCTGCACCGCGATGGCCATCCCCCTTGGTTCATCGGGCCTCGCTGTCGTGTCCACCATGATCCCCGCAGCCCGCCCTCCTGTCGGAATCATCGAAGCTACTCGCCGGACGGCCGATCGAATTGCGAGGTCGCTGTGTGAGGCATCGTCAAAGGAGTTCGGGTCCGACGGGACGCAATCCGCGTAA
- a CDS encoding TetR/AcrR family transcriptional regulator, producing MDELPYTGSEGIELARTPIQARVIKRADARRNEQALLDAAAAVFVRAGVDAPVREIATEAGVGMGTIYRHFPTRAQLVVAVFRHQLDALSSLETIVPSPADDAYEALRTWTHRFAEFLVTKHGLARALRSDQPGFEALHAEFLDRLLPVCDRLLKGVAASGLPCEDIRPLDFLHGVGNLCIGVEADPEYDAHGMIDLFIAGLKQPRG from the coding sequence ATGGACGAACTGCCTTACACCGGAAGCGAGGGAATTGAGTTGGCACGCACGCCGATCCAAGCTCGCGTGATCAAGCGCGCCGACGCGCGCCGCAACGAGCAGGCTCTGTTGGACGCCGCTGCCGCCGTTTTCGTTCGCGCCGGAGTCGACGCTCCCGTACGCGAGATCGCCACCGAGGCCGGCGTGGGGATGGGCACCATCTATCGGCACTTTCCCACCCGCGCCCAGCTCGTCGTGGCGGTCTTTCGGCATCAACTCGATGCGCTGTCATCGCTCGAGACGATTGTCCCGTCGCCCGCGGACGATGCCTACGAGGCTTTGCGGACGTGGACCCATCGGTTCGCCGAATTCTTGGTCACCAAGCATGGTTTGGCCCGTGCGTTGCGCTCAGACCAGCCGGGCTTCGAGGCGTTACACGCCGAATTCCTCGACCGTCTGCTACCGGTCTGCGATCGACTGCTGAAAGGCGTTGCCGCGAGCGGTCTTCCGTGCGAGGATATCCGGCCGCTAGATTTCCTGCACGGCGTTGGCAACCTGTGCATCGGCGTGGAAGCGGATCCCGAGTACGACGCGCACGGCATGATCGATCTGTTCATCGCGGGCTTGAAACAACCTCGCGGCTGA